AGAAGGAACCATTTCTGCTTTTGGCCCACACAAACGGGGTGCGAGTTTTGACGTACCATCCTCCTGGGAAGGCGGTACCTGAGCCAGCCCCGGGTACAGCTGATGATTTCCACATCACTGCCCCCCAGACCAACTTCCTCTCCAAGCTCCCGGTACAGCGCCTCTTCCGGTGATTCGTTGTGTTTGATACCACCTTGAGGGAACTGCCAGGAGTCCTGCCCTATTCGCCTTGCCCAGAGGACTTCGCCCCTGTGGTTGGCCAGAATGATTCCGACGTTGGGTCTGAAACCGTCTGAATCGATCACGGCACAGTCCTCTCAATAGTCGGTTGGCCGGTACAAAAAATCACCGGCCAGAATTGTCCAAGTTGCTATCATTCTTACAGAAACCCAAGGGTTCGGCAAACAGAGCCGCATTGAACAGGTCGTGATAGACTGTCGCCCTTGGCGCAAGCCCCGCAATCACCGGAGGTAACAGCTTGACCCTAGCTATTTTTGATCTCGACAACACCCTTCTGGCCGGCGACAGCGACCATGCCTGGGGCGAATTTCTTGTTGAAGAGGGTATTGTCGACGCCGAGGAATATCAGAAGGCGAATGACCGGTTCTACCACGAATACCTGAATGGCGAACTGGACATCGTTCATTACCTTGGCTTTGCACTGCAGCCGCTGGCAATTCACAACATGGACCAACTACTGGACTGGCGAAATACGTTCATGGAAAAGAAGGTCCGGCCGATGATGCTCAGCAAGGCTACCCAACTGTTGGACAGCCATCGTGAGCAGGGCCACACACTGATGATCATCACCGCGACCAATCGGTTTGTAACCGAGCCGATTGCTGAAGCCTTGGGTATCGAGCACCTGATCGCAACCGAGCCGGAGCTGGTGAATGGCCGGTATACCGGGGAAGTCGCCGGCATACCCAGCTTTCAGGATGGCAAAGTCACCCGGTTAAACGACTGGCTGGAAGCTCACGACAGAAACCTGGACGGCGCCTGGTTTTACAGTGACTCTCACAACGATGCTCCCTTGCTGAAAGTAGTCAGCAATCCCGTTGCCGTTGATCCGGACCCCACGCTGGAAGCGCTCGCGCGGGAACATGGCTGGAAGATCCTGTCATTAAGAGACTGACCAGCCTCTTCAGAAAAAGCTGGTCAGTGACCGCACAAAACAGGATTTGATGTAATCGGTTTCTGGAATGCCCGGAATTACCGGGTGATCCGGAGCCTGATGCCCCTGTTCCAGTAGCTGCACAAAGCGATCGATCTTGCGACCACTACCGCGAATGATATCGATCAGCTTTTCCTGGGACAGGTGCATAGAGCAAGACGCTGAAACCAGAATCCCGTCCCGCTCAAGCAAGCGCAACCCTAACTGGTTGAGCCGGGCGTAAGCCTGCTCCCCTGCTTTCTGGTCCCGGCGACGGGGAATCAGCGCCGGCGGGTCCAGCACAACAATGTCGTATTTTTCTTTCTCGTCGCAGAGTGCCTTCAAAGCTTCAAAGGCGTCGCCTTCCAGGGTTTCCACGTTATCCAGGCCATTCAACCGGGCATTATGATGCACCGAGTCGATTGCTGAAGACGAACTATCCACGCAGGTTACTTGAGTCGCACCAGCACAGGCGGCCTGAATACCCCAGCCGCCGACGTAACTGAAAACATCAAGAACCCGTTTGCCAGGTGCATAGGCCTGCAGCCGTTGACGGTTCATTCGGTGATCGTAGAACCAGCCAGTCTTCTGGCCACCTTCCATCGGCACCTCAAAGCGAACCCCGTTTTCTTCAACACTGAGCAAAGAAGTCTCAGGACCGTGTGCCTGCTCGATATAGCTCTCCAGCCCCTCAACCTTTCGCATCTTGCCATCGTTCTTGAGAACAATCGCCGTGGGATGCACCAGGCGCTGAACAGCCCGCACAATGGTGTCTTTCAGCAATTCCATGCCGGCTGTTGAAATCTGCACCACCACCGTATCGCCAAAGCGGTCAATCACCAGCCCCGAAAGGCCATCACTGTCTCCGAAAACCCAACGGTAAAACGGCCTGTTGAAGAGCTTTTCACGCAGAACCAGCGCTGTCTCCAAGCGCTCCGTCAAACGCTTGGGCGTCATACCATGGCTGGCATCGCGACTGATGAGACGGCCACAAATCAGTGCGTTCGGATTAACAAAAACCGTCCCCAACGACTTGTCATTGGACGCCCTCAGCTCCGCCTGAGCACCCGCCTCAAAATCCGTGAGTGGCGACCGGCGGGTATCCACCTCATTACTGTAAACCCACAGATGACCCGCCCGGAGCCTACGCTCGGCACCTTTGCGAAGATATAAAACTGGAAAATTCATAACGAGCACCTGAAGGAAGTAAAAACGGGGCAAGGATTATACATAACCCAGAAACAACAACACGGAATAACGGGAGTCGCCGGGCAGGCCTTGCACCTACTCGCAGAGATTAGCCCTCGGCAGCCACATGCTCCGAGTAAGCTTCAGGATCCATCAGGCCGTCAAGCTCACCCTGATCAACCAGTTTCACCTTAAACAGCCAGCCATCCCCATAAGGATCTTCATTCACCTTTTCCGGCTCATCTTCAAGGGTCTCATTCACTGCAATAACCTCACCGGTGACCGGGCTGAACACATCTGAAGCCGACTTGACCGACTCTGCCACTCCGGCCTCCTCGCCACCGTTCACCGTGACACCAAGATCGGGTACGCCGATGTAAACCACATCACCCAGCTGTTCCTGGGCAAAATCGGTTATACCAACGGTCGCCGTACCGTCATCGGAAACACGGACCCACTGGTGAGTTTCAATGTATTTGAGATCTGCGGGTATATCGCTCATGATCGGATTCCCTGGTTGGATTTTTTGCGCAGTTTACCGCAAGAGCCTATCTCCAGCGAATACCCCGTGCCATAGTCATGAACGAATTCAGATAATCCACACCCTGATCCCGCTCACGAAGTCCCAAGAAGATCTGCTTGGTTATTCCCTGCCTGCCCATCCGAACCGGTTTCACCCTGATTTTTTCACCATATTCATTCACCAACCAGCGAGGCAAAGCCGCAACTCCCCGGTTCGCAGCGACCATTTGCAGCATGATATCCGTGGTTTCAATGATTTTGTGTCGTGCCGGAGTCGACTGAGCTGGCAACAAAAACCGGGTATAGACATCCAGGCGTTCAATTTCCACCGGATAGGTTATCAGTGTCTCGCTTTCCAGATCCGCGGGCTCCACCCAGGGCTTACCTGCCAGCGGATGGTTTTCGGAGACCACCAGCACCTGCTCGTAGTCAAAGACCGGTTCAAACACCAAGCCCGGCCGGTGAAGAGGGTCCGGGGTCACCAACAAGTCGATATCGTAGCCAAACAGAGCCCCGATTCCACCGAACTGGAATTTCTGCTTCACATCCACGTCCACCCCAGGCCATTGCTCAAGGTAAGGGCCCACAACCTTGAGCAGCCATTGGTAGCAGGGATGGCATTCCATGCCAATCCGCAGAGTTCCCCGCTGACCGCTGGCAAGCTGACCAACCAGTAATTCTGCGTGCTCAAACTGCGGCAATAGACGATTCGCCAGCGCGAGTAAACACTCACCTGACTGAGTTAAACGAAGCTGTCTTCCTTCCCGAATCCAGACGGGAGTACCTAATTGATGCTCCAGCTTCCGAATCGAATGGCTCAATGCAGATTGCGTCAGGTGCAAACCTTCGGCAGCAGCCGTCAACGACCCCTTCAAATGAACGGCACGAAGAATTTCCAGGTGATTGCGCTCAATCATTCCGCTTTTCCAAGAGCATGAAGTGAATTTTATTCATGTATTAGTGAAATAATACCATTATTTTTCATTACTAATGCCAACTACGCTGGCTGGCTTCTGGATAACCCATACCAATCAAACGGAGCAGCCAGCTATGGTTTTAACCCACAATCTCGGATTCCCGCGCATCGGCCCAAGACGGGAGCTAAAGTTTGCACAGGAGGCATTCTGGCAAGGCAAACTCACCGAAGAAGAAC
This Marinobacter salinus DNA region includes the following protein-coding sequences:
- a CDS encoding RNA pyrophosphohydrolase — its product is MIDSDGFRPNVGIILANHRGEVLWARRIGQDSWQFPQGGIKHNESPEEALYRELGEEVGLGGSDVEIISCTRGWLRYRLPRRMVRQNSHPVCVGQKQKWFLLRMLSPDAQVCVDGTDSPEFDGWQWVSYWYPLGQVVSFKREVYRRALRELAPRLFYNMEQWYRIEQNRRLKELQK
- a CDS encoding HAD family hydrolase, with the translated sequence MTLAIFDLDNTLLAGDSDHAWGEFLVEEGIVDAEEYQKANDRFYHEYLNGELDIVHYLGFALQPLAIHNMDQLLDWRNTFMEKKVRPMMLSKATQLLDSHREQGHTLMIITATNRFVTEPIAEALGIEHLIATEPELVNGRYTGEVAGIPSFQDGKVTRLNDWLEAHDRNLDGAWFYSDSHNDAPLLKVVSNPVAVDPDPTLEALAREHGWKILSLRD
- a CDS encoding class I SAM-dependent rRNA methyltransferase; translation: MNFPVLYLRKGAERRLRAGHLWVYSNEVDTRRSPLTDFEAGAQAELRASNDKSLGTVFVNPNALICGRLISRDASHGMTPKRLTERLETALVLREKLFNRPFYRWVFGDSDGLSGLVIDRFGDTVVVQISTAGMELLKDTIVRAVQRLVHPTAIVLKNDGKMRKVEGLESYIEQAHGPETSLLSVEENGVRFEVPMEGGQKTGWFYDHRMNRQRLQAYAPGKRVLDVFSYVGGWGIQAACAGATQVTCVDSSSSAIDSVHHNARLNGLDNVETLEGDAFEALKALCDEKEKYDIVVLDPPALIPRRRDQKAGEQAYARLNQLGLRLLERDGILVSASCSMHLSQEKLIDIIRGSGRKIDRFVQLLEQGHQAPDHPVIPGIPETDYIKSCFVRSLTSFF
- the gcvH gene encoding glycine cleavage system protein GcvH, yielding MSDIPADLKYIETHQWVRVSDDGTATVGITDFAQEQLGDVVYIGVPDLGVTVNGGEEAGVAESVKSASDVFSPVTGEVIAVNETLEDEPEKVNEDPYGDGWLFKVKLVDQGELDGLMDPEAYSEHVAAEG
- a CDS encoding LysR family transcriptional regulator, with the translated sequence MIERNHLEILRAVHLKGSLTAAAEGLHLTQSALSHSIRKLEHQLGTPVWIREGRQLRLTQSGECLLALANRLLPQFEHAELLVGQLASGQRGTLRIGMECHPCYQWLLKVVGPYLEQWPGVDVDVKQKFQFGGIGALFGYDIDLLVTPDPLHRPGLVFEPVFDYEQVLVVSENHPLAGKPWVEPADLESETLITYPVEIERLDVYTRFLLPAQSTPARHKIIETTDIMLQMVAANRGVAALPRWLVNEYGEKIRVKPVRMGRQGITKQIFLGLRERDQGVDYLNSFMTMARGIRWR